DNA from Buchnera aphidicola (Eriosoma lanigerum):
TATTCAGTTCAGTAATAATATAAGCACAAGCCATAGGTATAATTTCAATAGGTAAAGGAAATTTCCCTAATACTTGCACTTGTTTAGATTCATCTACAATACAAATAAACTGTTTAGAAGCAGCAGCTAAAATTTTTTCTTTCGTTAATGCTTCTCCACCACCTTTTATCATTTGTAAATTTTCATTCACTTCATCAGCTCCATCTACATATAACACAACAGAACCTACTTCATTCAAATCAAATATTGGTATACCTATACGATTTAAATATCTTGTTGTAGAAGAAGAACTTGAAACAGCTCCTCGAATTAAATGTTTAATGCGATCTAAAGATTGAATAAAATAATCAATTGTACTACCAGTTCCTATACCTATAATAGTATTTGGAGAAATATAATTTAAAGCAGCACATGCAACAGATTGTTTTAATTGATCAATAATCATAATTTGTGAACCTGGTTATTTATAATATTTATAAAAAGTAATGTTTTATCAATTTTATATTTTTATTAATGATATAAAACATAATTAGAATTTTTTTCTTACAAAATAATAATATTAATAAATTATAAAAATTTAATTAAATTAAATATCTATAAATTATATTTTATTATTATCAAACATTACTTTTATATAATTTAATTAATAAAATATTATTAAGTAAAAAACCATAAAATAATTATTTTTAAACCAAAAAAGTAAATTAAGAGATTGAAATAAGTATATTAATTAATCAGATTCTATATATAAATACAAACTGTAATATATTATTATATATATGGCTGGGACACCTGGATTCGAACCAGGGAATGCCGGTATCAAAAACCGGTGCCTTACCACTTGGCTATGTCCCATTAGAGGAAATAATTTATTGTTATTTATTTTTATACGGAAGGCGAGACTTGAACTCGCAAATCTTTCGATGCCAGATCCTAAATCTGGTGCGTTTACCAATTCCGCCACTTCCGCTAAATTAGTATTACATGATTATATTTTACATAATATCATGGCTATGATGGGATTTGAACCCATGACTCCAGCGTTATGAGTGCTGTGCTCTAACCAAACTGAGCTACATAGCCTAAATATTTTTAATTTTTTAAATTAAAATTTATATTCTAATATTCTAAAAATATTTTAAATATCATACTATATTTTTATTATTACATCAATAGATGTATACTCTTCTTATACAAATAATACTGAAAATATACATATTTATATATATATATATAAAATTTAAATTTTATTTGAAAATTATATATAATAAGAAAAAATATAACACACTCTAAAAAAAATTAAATAATAATAATATGATAAAAAAAAATAAAAACAATTTTATAAAAAAAATTATTACTCATGATCTAAAAACAAAAAAATTTACTTATATAAAAACAAGATTTCCTCCAGAACCAAATGGTTACTTGCACCTAGGTCACGCTAAAGCAATTTGTTTAAATTTTGGAATAGCACGTGATTATCAAGGTCACTGTAATCTTAGATTTGATGATACAAATCCAGACAAAACAAAAATAAAATATATTAAATCGATAAAATCAGACATACAATGGCTAGGGTTTAAATGGAATGGTAAAACTCGTTATACTTCAGAATATTTTGAAATATTATATGAATATGCTATTCAATTAATTAATAAAAACTTAGCTTATGTCGACTTATTAGATAAAACAAAAATTCGTGAATACCGTGGAACACTAACACTTCCTGGAAAAAACAGTCCTTATCGAAATCATACAATTCAAAAAAATATAATTTTATTTGAAAAAATGAAAAAAGGTCAATTTAAATCTGGAAGTGCTTGTTTGAGAGCAAAAATTGATATGAATTCTAATTCTATGATTATGAGAGATCCAGTATTATATCGAATAATATTTACTCCTCATGAAACAAGTAAAAATTCATGGTATATTTATCCAACATATGATTTTAGTCATTGTATTTCAGATGCTATTGAAAACATTACTCATTCTTTATGTACATTAGAATTTTCAGATAATAGAAAAATTTACGATTGGATAATAAAAAATCTTAACATCAAACATGTACCTCATCAATATGAATATTCTAGATTGCATTTAGAATATTCAATTTTGTCAAAAAGAAAATTACAAATTTTAATTAATAACAAAATTATTGAAAACTGGGATGATCCCAGAATTCCAACTATTTCTGGACTAAGGAAAAGAGGTTATACTGCTCAATCAATAATTAATTTTTGTGAAAAAATAGGAATAACTAAACAAGAAAATATAATAGAATTATCATTACTAGAATCATGTATTCGTCAAGAATTAAATAATACAGCACCAAGACGTATGGCAGTATTAAATCCAATTAAAGTTGTTATTATTAATTTTCCAATCAATCATGTTGAAAAATTAATAGTTCCTAACCATCCTACTAGACCAGAATTAGGAACAAGAACATTATTATTTACTCAAGA
Protein-coding regions in this window:
- the rpiA gene encoding ribose-5-phosphate isomerase RpiA: MIIDQLKQSVACAALNYISPNTIIGIGTGSTIDYFIQSLDRIKHLIRGAVSSSSSTTRYLNRIGIPIFDLNEVGSVVLYVDGADEVNENLQMIKGGGEALTKEKILAAASKQFICIVDESKQVQVLGKFPLPIEIIPMACAYIITELNKLGGESKVRKNVLTDNGNIIIDVYNLNIHDPIAMEKIINALPGVVTVGLFAKRKADILLVGTTNGVKKIINTS
- the glnS gene encoding glutamine--tRNA ligase; amino-acid sequence: MIKKNKNNFIKKIITHDLKTKKFTYIKTRFPPEPNGYLHLGHAKAICLNFGIARDYQGHCNLRFDDTNPDKTKIKYIKSIKSDIQWLGFKWNGKTRYTSEYFEILYEYAIQLINKNLAYVDLLDKTKIREYRGTLTLPGKNSPYRNHTIQKNIILFEKMKKGQFKSGSACLRAKIDMNSNSMIMRDPVLYRIIFTPHETSKNSWYIYPTYDFSHCISDAIENITHSLCTLEFSDNRKIYDWIIKNLNIKHVPHQYEYSRLHLEYSILSKRKLQILINNKIIENWDDPRIPTISGLRKRGYTAQSIINFCEKIGITKQENIIELSLLESCIRQELNNTAPRRMAVLNPIKVVIINFPINHVEKLIVPNHPTRPELGTRTLLFTQELYIDRNDFSEKDNPNYKRLTLHQEVRLRYAYIIKVQKIEKDSNDNIINIFCTYDNSTLGKQPKNRIINGVIHWVSLTYSYTAEFRIYNKLFNIKNPENEKKFLNYINTTSLIIKKGFIESNINKNNLPCTYQFEREGYFYIESIKDNNLIFNQITTLKDKNKNDHNHKK